A section of the Lynx canadensis isolate LIC74 chromosome A1, mLynCan4.pri.v2, whole genome shotgun sequence genome encodes:
- the TRIM13 gene encoding E3 ubiquitin-protein ligase TRIM13 produces MELLEEDLTCPICCSLFDDPRVLPCSHNFCKKCLEGILEGTVRNSLWRSSPFKCPTCRKETSATGVNSLQVNYSLKGIVEKYNKIKISPKMPVCKGHLGQPLNIFCLTDMQLICGICATRGDHTKHVFCSIEDAYAQERDAFESLFQSFETWRRGDALSRLDTLETSKRKSLQLLTKDSDKVKEFFEKLQHTLDQKKNEILSDFETMKLAVMQAYDPEINKLNTILQEQRMAFNIAEAFKDVSEPIIFLQQMQEFREKIKVIKETPLPPSNLPTSPLMKNFDTSQWEDIKLVDVDKLSLPQDAGTFVSKIPWSFSQLFVVVILLSLLIFFGPTIFLEGSLFDEFTTWKDCLSNFNSYLAKSADFVEQSVFYWEQVTDGFFIFSERFKNFTLVVLNNVAEFVCKYKLL; encoded by the coding sequence ATGGAGCTGCTTGAAGAAGATCTCACGTGCCCAATTTGTTGCAGTCTGTTTGATGATCCTCGAGTTTTGCCTTGCTCGCATAACTTTTGCAAAAAATGCTTAGAAGGGATCTTAGAGGGGACCGTGCGGAATTCGTTGTGGAGATCATCTCCATTCAAGTGCCCTACATGCCGTAAGGAAACTTCAGCTACTGGAGTCAATAGCCTGCAGGTCAATTACTCCCTGAAGGGTATTGTGGAAAAGTATAACAAGATCAAGATCTCTCCCAAAATGCCTGTGTGCAAAGGACACTTGGGGCAACCCCTCAACATTTTCTGCCTGACTGATATGCAACTGATTTGCGGGATCTGTGCTACTCGTGGTGACCACACCAAGCATGTCTTCTGTTCTATTGAAGATGCCTATGCTCAGGAAAGAGATGCCTTTGAGTCCCTCTTCCAGAGCTTTGAGACCTGGCGTCGGGGAGATGCTCTTTCTCGCTTGGATACCTTAGAAACTAGCAAAAGGAAATCTCTACAGTTACTGACTAAAGATTCAGATAAAGTGAAGGAGTTTTTTGAGAAGTTACAACATACATTAgatcaaaagaagaatgaaatcctgtctgACTTTGAGACCATGAAACTGGCAGTTATGCAAGCCTATGACCCAGAGATCAACAAACTCAACACCATCTTGCAGGAACAACGAATGGCCTTTAACATTGCTGAGGCTTTCAAAGACGTGTCAGAACCCATCATATTTCTGCAACAGATGCAGGAGttcagggagaaaataaaagtaatcaagGAAACTCCTTTACCTCCCTCGAATTTGCCCACAAGCCCTTTAATGAAGAACTTTGATACCAGTCAGTGGGAAGACATAAAACTAGTAGATGTGGATAAACTTTCTTTGCCTCAAGATGCTGGCACGTTCGTTAGTAAGATTCCCTGGAGCTTTTCTCAGTTATTTGTGGTAGTCATTCTGCTCagccttctcattttctttggtcCCACCATATTCCTAGAAGGGTCTTTATTTGATGAATTCACAACTTGGAAAGACTGCCTCTCCAACTTCAATTCCTATCTGGCTAAATCAGCTGATTTTGTAGAACAATCAGTGTTTTATTGGGAACAGGTGACAGatggatttttcattttcagtgaaaGATTTAAGAATTTTACTTTGGTGGTGCTGAACAATGTGGCAGAATTTGTGtgcaaatataaactattataa